From a region of the Enterobacter sp. JBIWA008 genome:
- the yncL gene encoding stress response membrane protein YncL, with product MWIYGKRRNVNTNGKEIAPSAARLMGWRFRTNLQVASPLRSHFKDAGLLLNRSLNPKVHTMNVSSRTVVILNILSATGLLLILAERFHWF from the coding sequence ATGTGGATTTACGGCAAGCGACGTAATGTTAACACTAACGGCAAGGAGATTGCACCCTCTGCGGCCAGATTGATGGGCTGGCGCTTTCGCACGAATTTGCAGGTTGCTTCTCCACTGCGCTCGCATTTCAAAGATGCTGGGCTACTCTTGAACAGGTCTTTAAACCCAAAGGTGCATACCATGAACGTATCCAGTAGAACGGTTGTGATATTGAACATCCTTTCCGCCACAGGTTTATTGTTGATTCTCGCCGAACGATTCCACTGGTTCTGA
- a CDS encoding fructosamine kinase family protein: MWQAISHLLREQLGEGEIELRNELPGGEIHAAWHLRYAGRDLFVKCDERELLPIFTAEADQLELLSRSNTVTVPQVLAVGSDRDYSFLVMEYLPARPLDAHNAFILGQQLARLHQWSDQPQFGLDFDNDLSTTPQPNAWQRRWSTFFAEQRIGWQLELAAEKGLEFGNIDAIVEHVQQRLASHQPQASLLHGDLWSNNCALGPNGPYIFDPACYWGDRECDLAMLPLHPEQPPQIYDGYQSVSPLPPGFLDRQPVYQLYTLLNRAILFGGEHLVNAQRALERMLAA, from the coding sequence ATGTGGCAGGCTATCAGTCATCTTTTACGTGAGCAGCTGGGTGAAGGTGAAATTGAACTGCGTAACGAACTGCCAGGCGGTGAGATCCATGCCGCGTGGCATTTACGCTACGCAGGGCGCGATCTTTTCGTTAAATGCGATGAGCGAGAGCTGCTTCCAATATTTACCGCCGAAGCCGACCAGCTGGAGCTGTTGTCCCGCAGTAACACGGTCACGGTCCCGCAGGTTCTGGCCGTGGGAAGCGACCGCGACTACAGTTTCCTGGTGATGGAGTATCTCCCTGCCCGTCCGCTGGATGCCCATAATGCGTTCATCCTTGGCCAACAGCTAGCGCGCCTGCATCAATGGAGCGACCAGCCGCAGTTTGGTCTCGATTTTGACAACGATCTCTCCACCACGCCACAGCCTAATGCCTGGCAGCGTCGCTGGTCGACATTTTTTGCCGAGCAGCGCATTGGCTGGCAGCTTGAGCTGGCCGCCGAGAAAGGGCTGGAATTTGGCAATATTGACGCCATCGTCGAGCACGTTCAACAGCGTCTGGCATCCCACCAGCCTCAGGCGTCTTTGCTTCACGGCGATTTGTGGTCCAATAACTGTGCCCTGGGTCCAAATGGCCCCTACATCTTCGACCCGGCCTGCTACTGGGGTGACAGAGAGTGCGATCTTGCCATGCTGCCGCTTCATCCTGAGCAGCCGCCGCAAATATACGACGGATACCAGTCTGTTTCCCCCCTGCCGCCCGGTTTCCTTGACCGCCAGCCGGTGTATCAGCTTTATACGCTGTTGAACAGAGCCATTCTTTTTGGCGGAGAACACCTGGTTAACGCGCAGAGGGCACTCGAGCGCATGCTTGCCGCCTGA
- the pfkB gene encoding 6-phosphofructokinase II, whose amino-acid sequence MVSIYTLTLSPSLDSATQTPQIYPEGKLRCSAPVFEPGGGGINVARAINHLGGKATAIFPAGGATGEHLVSLLAEEQVAVETVEAKDWTRQNLHVHVGSSGEQYRFVMPGAKLSDDEFRQLEEKVLTIESGALLVVSGSLPPGVSTEKLTALIQAVQQRGIHCIVDSSGEALQAALVPGNLELVKPNQKELSALVNRELTQPDDVRTAAQELVRSGKARRVVVSLGPQGALAVDEASCVQVVPPPMKSQSTVGAGDSMVGAMTLKLAQGASLLEMTRYGVAAGSAATINQGTRLCSLSDTQKIVDYLSRD is encoded by the coding sequence ATGGTTTCTATCTACACCCTGACGCTCTCCCCTTCCCTTGATTCAGCCACCCAGACGCCGCAGATTTACCCGGAAGGTAAATTGCGCTGTAGCGCTCCGGTCTTTGAGCCCGGCGGCGGCGGGATCAACGTGGCGCGCGCAATTAATCATCTCGGCGGCAAAGCCACGGCAATTTTCCCCGCAGGTGGTGCCACCGGTGAACACCTGGTCTCTCTGCTGGCCGAGGAACAGGTGGCCGTAGAGACCGTCGAGGCCAAAGACTGGACGCGGCAAAACCTGCATGTCCACGTGGGATCCAGTGGCGAGCAGTACCGTTTTGTCATGCCGGGCGCGAAACTCAGCGATGACGAGTTTCGTCAGCTTGAAGAGAAAGTGCTGACGATAGAAAGCGGCGCGCTGCTGGTGGTCAGCGGCAGTCTGCCGCCCGGCGTAAGCACGGAAAAATTAACGGCGCTGATTCAGGCGGTACAGCAACGCGGTATCCACTGCATTGTCGACAGCAGCGGCGAGGCCCTGCAGGCGGCTCTGGTGCCAGGTAATCTTGAGCTGGTGAAACCCAACCAGAAAGAGTTAAGCGCGCTGGTCAACCGTGAACTGACGCAGCCCGATGATGTTCGCACCGCCGCGCAGGAGCTGGTACGCAGCGGCAAAGCGCGACGCGTGGTCGTCTCCCTTGGCCCTCAGGGAGCGCTGGCAGTCGATGAAGCGTCGTGCGTTCAGGTTGTCCCACCGCCGATGAAGAGTCAGAGCACGGTTGGCGCTGGCGATAGCATGGTGGGTGCGATGACGCTAAAACTGGCGCAGGGCGCGTCTCTGCTGGAAATGACACGCTACGGCGTAGCAGCAGGTAGCGCCGCAACCATCAACCAGGGCACGCGTCTCTGTTCGCTTTCCGATACGCAAAAAATCGTCGATTACCTGTCGCGAGATTAA
- the thrS gene encoding threonine--tRNA ligase, with product MPVITLPDGSQRHFDRAVSPMDVALDIGPGLAKATIAGRVNGELVDASDLIENDATLAIITAKDEEGLEIIRHSCAHLLGHAIKQLWPNTKMAIGPVIDNGFYYDVDLDHTLTQEDIDALEKRMHELAETNYDVIKKKVSWHEARETFVKRGESYKVSILDENISHDDKPGLYHHEEYVDMCRGPHVPNMRFCHHFKLMKIAGAYWRGDSNNKMLQRIYGTAWADKKALNAYLLRLEEAAKRDHRKIGKQLDLYHMQEEAPGMVFWHNDGWTIFRELETFVRSKLKEYQYQEVKGPFMMDRVLWEKTGHWDNYKDAMFTTSSENREYCIKPMNCPGHVQIFNQGLKSYRDLPLRMAEFGSCHRNEPSGALHGLMRVRGFTQDDAHIFCTEDQVRDEVNACIRMVYDMYSTFGFEKIVVKLSTRPEKRIGSDETWDRAEADLAVALEENGIPFEYQLGEGAFYGPKIEFTLYDCLDRAWQCGTVQLDFSLPQRLSASYVGEDNERQVPVMIHRAILGSLERFIGILTEEFAGFFPTWLAPVQVVVMNITDSQADYVKELTQKLQNAGIRVKADLRNEKIGFKIREHTLRRVPYMLVCGDKEVEAGKVAVRTRRGKDLGSLDVSEVIEKLQQEIRSRSLQQLEE from the coding sequence ATGCCTGTAATTACTCTTCCTGATGGCAGCCAACGCCATTTCGACCGTGCTGTTAGCCCAATGGATGTTGCCCTGGACATTGGTCCTGGTCTCGCGAAAGCGACTATTGCTGGCCGCGTTAACGGTGAGCTGGTGGATGCCTCCGATCTGATCGAAAACGATGCGACGCTAGCCATCATCACCGCGAAAGACGAAGAAGGTCTGGAGATCATTCGTCACTCCTGCGCGCACCTGTTAGGCCATGCCATCAAACAGCTGTGGCCAAACACCAAAATGGCGATCGGTCCGGTTATCGACAATGGTTTCTACTATGACGTTGACCTTGACCACACCCTGACTCAGGAAGATATCGACGCGCTCGAAAAACGCATGCACGAGCTCGCCGAAACGAACTATGACGTCATCAAGAAGAAAGTCAGCTGGCACGAAGCGCGTGAAACCTTCGTGAAGCGCGGCGAGAGCTACAAGGTCTCTATTCTTGACGAAAACATTTCGCATGATGACAAGCCTGGCTTGTACCATCACGAAGAATACGTCGACATGTGCCGTGGACCGCACGTGCCGAACATGCGCTTCTGTCATCACTTTAAGCTGATGAAGATCGCGGGCGCCTACTGGCGTGGCGACAGCAACAACAAGATGTTGCAGCGTATCTATGGTACCGCGTGGGCCGATAAAAAAGCCCTGAATGCATACCTGCTGCGCCTGGAAGAGGCGGCGAAGCGTGACCACCGTAAAATTGGCAAGCAGCTTGACCTGTACCACATGCAGGAAGAAGCGCCGGGTATGGTGTTCTGGCATAACGACGGCTGGACCATCTTCCGTGAACTGGAAACTTTCGTACGCTCCAAGCTGAAAGAGTATCAGTATCAGGAAGTAAAAGGCCCGTTCATGATGGACCGTGTGCTGTGGGAAAAAACCGGCCACTGGGACAACTATAAAGATGCGATGTTTACCACCTCGTCTGAGAACCGTGAATACTGCATTAAGCCAATGAACTGCCCGGGCCACGTTCAGATCTTCAACCAGGGTCTGAAATCCTACCGCGACCTGCCGCTGCGTATGGCGGAGTTCGGTAGCTGCCACCGTAACGAGCCATCAGGTGCGCTGCACGGTCTGATGCGTGTTCGTGGTTTTACTCAGGATGATGCACATATCTTCTGTACTGAAGATCAGGTCCGTGACGAAGTTAACGCCTGTATTCGTATGGTCTACGATATGTACAGCACCTTTGGCTTCGAGAAGATCGTGGTCAAACTCTCAACGCGACCGGAAAAACGTATTGGTAGCGATGAGACCTGGGATCGCGCAGAAGCGGATCTCGCCGTGGCGCTGGAAGAGAACGGCATTCCGTTCGAGTACCAGCTGGGCGAGGGCGCATTCTACGGTCCGAAAATTGAATTTACCCTGTATGACTGCCTCGATCGCGCATGGCAGTGCGGTACTGTACAGCTGGACTTCTCCCTGCCGCAGCGTTTAAGCGCCTCTTATGTTGGCGAAGACAACGAGCGTCAGGTACCGGTAATGATTCACCGTGCAATCCTCGGTTCTCTGGAGCGCTTCATCGGCATCCTGACCGAAGAGTTCGCTGGCTTCTTCCCAACCTGGCTTGCGCCGGTGCAGGTCGTGGTGATGAACATTACCGATTCTCAGGCGGATTACGTTAAAGAATTGACGCAGAAACTGCAAAATGCGGGCATTCGCGTAAAAGCAGACTTGAGAAATGAGAAGATTGGCTTTAAAATCCGCGAGCACACTTTACGTCGTGTCCCGTATATGTTGGTCTGTGGTGATAAAGAGGTGGAAGCAGGCAAAGTTGCCGTTCGCACCCGCCGTGGTAAAGACCTGGGCAGCCTGGACGTAAGTGAAGTGATTGAGAAGCTGCAACAAGAGATTCGCAGCCGCAGTCTTCAACAACTGGAGGAATAA
- the infC gene encoding translation initiation factor IF-3: MKGGKRVQTARPNRINGEIRAQEVRLTDLEGEPLGIVSLREAIEKAEEAGVDLVEISPNAEPPVCRIMDYGKFLYEKSKSSKEQKKKQKVIQVKEIKFRPGTDDGDYQVKLRSLIRFLEDGDKAKITLRFRGREMAHQQIGMEVLNRVRDDLSELAVVESFPTKIEGRQMIMVLAPKKKQ; this comes from the coding sequence ATTAAAGGCGGAAAACGAGTTCAAACGGCACGTCCGAATCGTATCAATGGCGAGATTCGCGCCCAGGAAGTTCGCTTAACAGATCTTGAAGGTGAACCACTGGGGATTGTGAGTCTGAGAGAAGCGATCGAAAAAGCTGAAGAAGCTGGAGTAGATTTAGTTGAAATCAGCCCTAACGCCGAACCGCCAGTTTGTCGTATCATGGACTACGGCAAGTTCCTTTATGAAAAGAGTAAGTCTTCTAAGGAACAGAAGAAGAAGCAAAAAGTTATCCAGGTTAAGGAAATCAAATTCCGTCCTGGTACCGACGATGGCGATTATCAGGTAAAACTCCGCAGCCTGATTCGCTTTCTGGAAGATGGCGATAAGGCCAAGATCACACTGCGTTTCCGCGGTCGTGAGATGGCCCACCAACAGATTGGTATGGAAGTGCTTAACCGCGTCCGTGACGATCTGAGTGAACTGGCAGTAGTCGAATCCTTCCCTACGAAGATCGAAGGCCGCCAGATGATCATGGTGCTCGCTCCTAAGAAGAAACAGTAA
- the pheS gene encoding phenylalanine--tRNA ligase subunit alpha encodes MSHLAELVASATAAINQASDVAALDNVRVEYLGKKGHLTLQMTTLRELPPEDRPAAGAVINEAKEQVQQALNARKAELESAVLNARLAAETIDVSLPGRRIENGGLHPVTRTIDRIESFFGELGFTVATGPEIEDDYHNFDALNIPGHHPARADHDTFWFDATRLLRTQTSGVQIRTMKDQEPPIRIIAPGRVYRNDYDQTHTPMFHQMEGLIVDKNISFTNLKGTLHDFLNNFFEEDLQVRFRPSYFPFTEPSAEVDVMGKNGKWLEVLGCGMVHPNVLRNVGIDPEVYSGFAFGMGMERLTMLRYGVTDLRAFFENDLRFLKQFK; translated from the coding sequence ATGTCACATCTCGCAGAGCTGGTTGCCAGTGCAACAGCCGCCATTAATCAGGCCTCAGATGTTGCCGCGTTAGACAATGTCCGCGTCGAATATCTTGGGAAGAAAGGGCACTTGACCCTTCAAATGACAACCCTGCGTGAGCTGCCGCCAGAAGATCGCCCGGCAGCGGGGGCGGTGATTAACGAAGCCAAAGAGCAGGTACAGCAGGCGCTAAACGCGCGCAAAGCCGAGCTGGAAAGCGCGGTGCTGAATGCGCGTCTGGCCGCAGAGACGATTGACGTTTCTCTGCCGGGTCGCCGTATCGAAAACGGCGGTCTGCACCCGGTTACCCGCACCATCGATCGCATTGAAAGTTTCTTCGGTGAGCTCGGCTTTACCGTGGCGACTGGCCCGGAAATCGAAGATGATTACCATAACTTCGACGCCCTGAACATTCCTGGCCATCATCCGGCACGCGCTGACCACGACACTTTTTGGTTCGACGCTACGCGTCTGCTGCGTACTCAGACCTCCGGCGTTCAGATCCGTACCATGAAGGATCAGGAGCCGCCAATCCGTATTATCGCGCCGGGCCGCGTCTATCGTAACGACTACGATCAGACCCACACCCCAATGTTCCATCAGATGGAAGGTCTGATTGTTGATAAAAACATCAGCTTCACCAACCTGAAGGGCACGCTGCATGATTTCCTGAACAACTTTTTTGAGGAAGATCTGCAGGTTCGTTTCCGTCCGTCCTACTTCCCGTTCACCGAACCGTCTGCGGAAGTTGACGTGATGGGTAAAAACGGCAAATGGCTGGAAGTACTGGGCTGCGGCATGGTGCACCCAAACGTGCTGCGCAACGTGGGTATCGATCCGGAAGTTTACTCCGGCTTTGCCTTCGGCATGGGCATGGAGCGTTTGACCATGCTGCGCTACGGCGTGACCGACTTACGTGCATTCTTCGAAAACGATCTGCGTTTCCTCAAACAGTTTAAATAA
- the rpmI gene encoding 50S ribosomal protein L35 — MPKIKTVRGAAKRFKKTGGGGFKRKHANLRHILTKKSTKRKRHLRPKGLVSKGDLGLVIACLPYA, encoded by the coding sequence ATGCCAAAAATTAAGACCGTACGCGGTGCTGCTAAGCGCTTCAAAAAAACCGGTGGTGGTGGATTTAAGCGTAAGCACGCAAACCTGCGTCATATTCTGACCAAAAAATCTACTAAGCGTAAACGTCACCTGCGTCCAAAAGGCCTTGTTTCTAAAGGCGATCTGGGTCTGGTTATCGCGTGCCTGCCGTACGCATAA
- a CDS encoding YdiY family protein, whose amino-acid sequence MKLLKTVPAALMLAGGVFAAMNATADDTVFTVMDDPSTAKKPFEGNLNAGYLAQSGNTKSSSLTADSTLTWYGNTTAWSLWGNASNTSANDERSSEKYAVGGRSRYNMTDYDYLFGQASWLTDRYNGYRERDVFTAGYGRQFLNGPVHSLRFEFGPGVRYDEYTNGDTKTQPLGYASGTYAWQMTDNTKFTQGVSVFGADDTTLNSETALNVAINEHFGLKVAYNVTWNSSPPESAPDHTDRRTTVSLGYRM is encoded by the coding sequence ATGAAGCTTTTAAAGACAGTGCCCGCTGCACTGATGCTGGCGGGTGGCGTGTTTGCGGCTATGAACGCGACCGCCGATGATACCGTTTTTACTGTCATGGACGATCCCTCCACCGCGAAAAAACCGTTTGAAGGTAACCTGAACGCTGGGTACCTGGCACAATCCGGTAACACCAAAAGCTCTTCTCTGACGGCGGACAGTACGCTCACCTGGTACGGTAACACCACCGCCTGGTCTCTGTGGGGTAATGCCAGCAACACTTCCGCTAATGACGAACGTTCTTCCGAGAAATATGCGGTAGGCGGACGTAGCCGTTACAACATGACCGACTATGACTACCTGTTTGGTCAGGCAAGCTGGTTAACCGACCGTTACAACGGTTATCGTGAGCGTGATGTGTTCACCGCCGGTTATGGTCGCCAGTTCCTGAATGGTCCGGTACATAGTCTTCGTTTTGAATTCGGTCCAGGGGTGCGTTATGACGAGTACACCAATGGAGATACCAAAACTCAACCGCTCGGTTACGCTTCCGGTACCTATGCCTGGCAGATGACTGACAATACAAAATTTACGCAGGGTGTTTCTGTATTTGGTGCCGACGATACCACGCTGAACTCTGAGACGGCGCTGAACGTGGCTATCAACGAACACTTTGGTCTGAAAGTCGCCTACAACGTGACCTGGAACTCTTCACCACCAGAATCTGCGCCGGATCACACCGACCGCAGAACCACGGTTTCACTGGGTTATAGAATGTAA
- the pheM gene encoding pheST operon leader peptide PheM, whose translation MNAAIFRFFFYFST comes from the coding sequence ATGAATGCTGCTATTTTCCGCTTCTTCTTTTACTTTAGCACCTGA
- the rplT gene encoding 50S ribosomal protein L20, which translates to MARVKRGVIARARHKKILKQAKGYYGARSRVYRVAFQAVIKAGQYAYRDRRQRKRQFRQLWIARINAAARQNGISYSKFINGLKKASVEIDRKILADIAVFDKVAFTALVEKAKAALA; encoded by the coding sequence ATGGCTCGCGTAAAACGTGGTGTAATTGCACGTGCACGTCACAAGAAAATTTTGAAACAAGCTAAAGGCTACTATGGTGCGCGTTCACGCGTTTACCGCGTTGCCTTCCAGGCTGTTATCAAAGCAGGTCAGTACGCTTACCGTGACCGTCGTCAGCGTAAGCGTCAGTTCCGTCAACTGTGGATTGCGCGTATCAACGCAGCAGCACGTCAGAACGGTATTTCTTACAGCAAATTCATCAACGGCCTGAAAAAAGCCTCTGTTGAAATCGACCGTAAGATCCTGGCTGACATCGCAGTATTCGACAAAGTAGCTTTCACCGCTCTGGTCGAAAAAGCGAAAGCAGCACTGGCATAA
- the ghoS gene encoding type V toxin-antitoxin system endoribonuclease antitoxin GhoS produces the protein MSSGDITRYVVTINLHEASLTELNELNNAFTRANFLLTLADDEGNIHDLGTLAFGLIGALSQEEVHALAASLVESVTDKPAEIDVDTWESWRKKEQ, from the coding sequence ATGAGCAGTGGTGATATCACACGCTACGTCGTGACCATCAACCTTCATGAAGCATCGCTGACCGAGCTGAATGAGCTCAACAACGCGTTCACGCGGGCTAATTTTCTCCTCACGCTGGCGGATGATGAGGGCAATATTCATGATTTAGGCACCCTGGCATTTGGTCTGATCGGTGCCCTGAGCCAGGAAGAGGTTCATGCGCTTGCCGCCAGTCTGGTGGAGAGCGTGACCGACAAGCCTGCAGAGATTGACGTGGATACCTGGGAAAGCTGGCGGAAAAAAGAACAATAA
- the yniD gene encoding small membrane protein YniD produces the protein MPTKRFAVKHWKMVLVLIAICGAMLLLRWAAMIWG, from the coding sequence ATGCCAACAAAACGATTTGCCGTAAAACACTGGAAAATGGTGCTAGTGCTAATTGCCATCTGCGGTGCAATGCTGCTGCTCCGTTGGGCGGCAATGATTTGGGGCTAG